In Vibrio tritonius, the following are encoded in one genomic region:
- a CDS encoding NADP(H)-dependent aldo-keto reductase: protein MQYTRLANSSLEISKLCLGTMTYGEQNTQADAFQQLDYALERGINFIDTAEMYPVPPKTETQGKTEEFIGNWLEKSGKREKIILATKVSGPSRVNHIRENMALDHRNIHQAVDDSLRRLKTDYIDLYQVHWPQRNTNMFGQLNYPDQEEKSAVSLIETLEALNDIVKMGKVRYIGVSNETPWGLMSYLRLADKHDLPKVVSIQNPYNLLNRTYEIGLSEISYYEGIPLLAYSPMAFGILTGKYLNGAKPQGARCSLFERFQRYFTPQGIKATEAYVNLAREFSLDPAQMALAFVNQRPFVGSNIIGATTMEQLKTNIDSLDITLNDELLQRIDEIATVYSNPCP, encoded by the coding sequence ATGCAATACACTAGACTGGCTAATTCGTCTTTAGAGATCAGTAAATTGTGTCTTGGCACCATGACCTATGGTGAGCAAAACACGCAAGCAGATGCGTTTCAGCAGTTGGATTACGCACTTGAACGAGGTATTAATTTTATTGATACCGCTGAAATGTATCCAGTGCCACCTAAGACAGAAACTCAAGGAAAAACCGAAGAATTTATTGGTAACTGGTTAGAAAAATCAGGAAAGCGAGAAAAGATCATTCTGGCTACCAAAGTTTCTGGTCCAAGCCGAGTTAACCATATTCGCGAAAATATGGCGTTAGACCATCGCAACATTCATCAGGCAGTTGATGACAGCTTGCGTCGATTGAAAACAGACTATATCGACCTATATCAAGTACATTGGCCACAACGTAATACCAATATGTTTGGTCAACTGAACTACCCGGATCAGGAAGAAAAAAGTGCGGTGAGTTTGATTGAAACTCTGGAAGCGCTTAACGACATCGTCAAGATGGGGAAAGTGCGTTATATCGGGGTTTCCAATGAAACACCTTGGGGGCTGATGTCTTATCTTCGTCTTGCAGATAAACATGATCTACCTAAAGTAGTATCGATTCAAAACCCATATAACTTACTCAATCGCACCTACGAAATTGGTTTATCAGAAATAAGCTATTACGAGGGCATTCCCCTGCTGGCCTATTCACCAATGGCATTTGGGATCTTAACGGGTAAATATTTAAATGGTGCCAAACCGCAAGGTGCTCGCTGCTCTTTGTTTGAGCGCTTTCAACGTTACTTCACACCGCAAGGGATTAAAGCTACCGAAGCTTATGTAAACTTGGCCAGAGAATTTAGTCTCGACCCGGCACAAATGGCGCTGGCGTTTGTTAACCAGCGTCCTTTTGTGGGGTCAAACATCATTGGTGCTACCACAATGGAGCAATTAAAAACCAATATCGATAGCTTAGACATTACTCTTAATGATGAACTTTTACAGCGCATCGATGAGATTGCGACTGTTTATTCCAATCCGTGCCCTTAG
- a CDS encoding tRNA1(Val) (adenine(37)-N6)-methyltransferase, with the protein MKKKDFKFKQFTITNRGDIGMPVSTDGVMLGAWAFQNAPQAVLDIGTGSGLLALMCAQRFPNTLIQAIDIDNKAYFTASNNIAQSPWHDRIEVTQQDILEHDLPHHFDAVICNPPYFNSGETAQDTSRAIARHTQTLGHNDLIRQLDSLLTPKGIAAFILPTPEGEAFIKLASTKGWGVARRCNVTTTARKPATRLLFELQRDATYTIEEHLTINADQGYSDQFIALTHQFYLKM; encoded by the coding sequence ATGAAAAAAAAAGACTTTAAATTCAAACAATTCACTATCACTAATCGAGGTGATATTGGCATGCCAGTCAGTACAGATGGCGTAATGTTAGGAGCTTGGGCATTTCAAAATGCACCGCAGGCAGTGTTAGATATAGGTACAGGTTCAGGCTTGTTAGCATTAATGTGTGCTCAACGCTTTCCAAACACGTTAATTCAAGCCATTGATATCGATAATAAGGCTTACTTTACAGCATCAAATAACATTGCCCAGTCTCCTTGGCATGATCGTATTGAGGTAACCCAGCAAGACATACTGGAACATGATTTACCCCATCATTTCGACGCAGTGATCTGTAACCCACCCTATTTTAACTCCGGTGAAACAGCACAAGATACCTCTCGAGCAATTGCACGCCATACACAAACATTGGGACACAATGATCTTATTCGTCAGTTAGATTCATTACTTACTCCCAAAGGTATTGCAGCCTTTATCCTGCCAACGCCAGAAGGAGAAGCATTTATTAAACTTGCCAGCACTAAAGGTTGGGGCGTAGCTCGGCGCTGTAATGTGACAACAACAGCACGTAAACCTGCGACACGCTTACTGTTTGAGCTACAACGAGACGCGACTTACACAATAGAAGAACACCTAACTATCAATGCAGATCAAGGCTACAGCGATCAATTTATCGCCCTTACTCATCAGTTTTATCTCAAGATGTAG
- the vpsR gene encoding cyclic-di-GMP-binding transcriptional regulator VpsR (Not actually a response regulator, but instead a cyclic-di-GMP-binding transcription factor.): protein MGTQFRMDSAPGSLILVGGTYEPWLSVLEQAGWNCKLCSDLRKADSLFNETGPCIGIVDLSQDEFSLNGIANLVSSHKQVRWLAFIREAQLGSDTICQFIVNFCIDFFTAPIPDAQLLSTIGHQLGMLKLEKKVWPNFGSVGDMGLLGESTAVKRLRDQIKRIGPTDVSILIYGESGSGKETVARAIHKTSSRNQKPFLSVNCRAMSEQRIEQELFGIGNDNVDTILPVQANGGTILLNDILTLPKQQQINLLRFLQEGMVETPNGTKEVNVRILAANSSDIEKALIDGDFNDELYHYINVLRINVPSLKERAADIAPLATHFLQVYSKEYNAQARSFSEDAVRALMRYYWPGNIRELMNQIKRVVLMSDSVMLQEGDLDLPKRIDGKRSLKTIRERSERDALLLVLESNSGQVSLAAKELGISRATMYRLLNKHNLISDTHYTS, encoded by the coding sequence ATGGGGACACAATTTCGAATGGATTCAGCGCCGGGATCATTAATCCTCGTTGGAGGGACATATGAACCGTGGTTGTCTGTATTAGAGCAAGCAGGTTGGAACTGTAAACTGTGTTCTGACTTGCGTAAAGCAGATTCTTTGTTTAATGAGACCGGCCCCTGTATTGGTATTGTTGATTTGAGCCAGGATGAGTTTAGTCTCAATGGTATTGCTAACTTGGTTAGCAGCCATAAGCAGGTACGTTGGTTGGCCTTCATTCGTGAAGCGCAATTAGGATCTGATACTATTTGCCAATTCATTGTGAACTTCTGTATCGACTTCTTTACTGCTCCGATTCCTGATGCTCAGTTATTGAGTACGATAGGCCACCAATTAGGTATGCTGAAGCTTGAGAAAAAAGTATGGCCAAACTTTGGTTCTGTTGGTGATATGGGGTTGTTAGGGGAGTCGACCGCTGTTAAACGTCTGCGTGATCAAATTAAACGTATTGGTCCAACGGATGTCAGCATCTTAATTTATGGTGAAAGTGGTTCTGGTAAAGAGACGGTTGCTCGCGCAATTCATAAAACATCATCTCGTAACCAAAAGCCGTTTCTGTCGGTTAATTGTCGAGCAATGTCTGAGCAACGTATTGAGCAAGAATTATTTGGTATTGGTAACGATAATGTTGATACCATCTTACCGGTTCAAGCTAATGGCGGAACGATTCTCCTCAATGATATTTTAACGTTGCCAAAACAACAGCAAATTAACCTGCTGCGTTTCTTGCAAGAAGGCATGGTGGAAACCCCTAACGGTACCAAAGAGGTTAATGTTCGTATTTTGGCGGCGAATTCGTCTGATATTGAAAAGGCATTAATCGATGGCGATTTTAATGACGAGCTGTATCACTACATCAATGTATTGCGAATCAATGTCCCGAGCTTAAAAGAGCGTGCCGCTGATATTGCGCCATTGGCGACACATTTCTTACAAGTGTACTCAAAAGAGTACAATGCTCAGGCGCGTAGTTTCTCAGAAGATGCTGTGCGAGCGCTAATGCGATATTACTGGCCAGGTAATATTCGTGAATTAATGAATCAGATTAAACGCGTTGTGTTAATGTCTGATAGCGTTATGCTGCAAGAAGGGGATTTAGACTTACCAAAACGCATTGATGGTAAACGCAGTCTGAAAACCATTCGTGAACGTTCTGAACGTGATGCGCTGCTTTTAGTTCTGGAATCGAATTCAGGACAGGTTTCATTGGCTGCGAAAGAGCTTGGAATCTCAAGAGCCACCATGTACCGCCTGCTCAACAAACATAATCTTATTTCCGATACGCACTATACATCTTGA
- the brnQ gene encoding branched-chain amino acid transport system II carrier protein gives MNQRLKLTDIIALGFMLFAFFLGAGNIIFPPLAGQLAGQNLLPSMGGFLLTAVGLPLSGIIAVAIAGGSWEHLTKDLPKKVSTIMASLIFIIIGPAFAAPRTGLVAYEMAVKPLIHAPSSTTLAIFSVVFFAIAMFFSWSRGRLIDMIGKLLTPVLFLCLAILAVSVFIAPQGDIMPAQQAYATAPFTTGFFEGYNTMDTFASLMFGILVVEGLRSKGITEEKATTKYLISAALIAAAGLAFVYISLFYLGATSFSIAAGSDNGGEILSIYIQALFGNYGQFVLSVIVTLACLTTAIGLLSSVSDYFSGITRLSYHYWVVIIGVICAIVANVGLSQLISLSVPVLFALYPVAIALVILAFVRNKLPNPTLSYRVVLLVSLMFALIDAAKIVGLDVSFFNFLPLFSDGMGWVLPTLATLLAMFFVGSSDESLLEEETA, from the coding sequence GTGAATCAGCGTTTAAAATTAACAGATATTATCGCTCTTGGTTTTATGCTTTTTGCGTTCTTTTTGGGCGCAGGTAATATCATTTTCCCACCTTTGGCAGGACAACTTGCGGGCCAAAACCTTTTGCCATCAATGGGTGGTTTCCTTTTGACAGCCGTAGGTCTTCCTCTCTCTGGTATCATCGCCGTTGCGATTGCTGGAGGAAGTTGGGAGCATTTAACTAAAGACTTGCCTAAGAAAGTGTCGACCATCATGGCGTCACTGATCTTTATCATTATCGGTCCTGCATTTGCCGCTCCTCGTACCGGTTTGGTTGCTTATGAAATGGCGGTTAAGCCGTTAATTCACGCGCCAAGCAGCACAACTTTGGCTATTTTCTCAGTTGTTTTCTTTGCTATCGCGATGTTCTTCTCTTGGTCTCGTGGCCGATTGATCGACATGATCGGTAAACTTCTGACCCCAGTTCTGTTCCTTTGTTTGGCTATTTTGGCTGTTTCTGTGTTTATTGCTCCGCAAGGGGATATCATGCCAGCACAGCAAGCTTATGCCACTGCACCGTTTACCACTGGCTTCTTTGAGGGCTACAACACCATGGATACATTCGCATCCTTGATGTTTGGTATCTTGGTGGTTGAAGGTTTGCGCAGTAAAGGCATTACGGAAGAAAAAGCGACCACCAAGTATCTGATCAGTGCTGCACTCATTGCCGCTGCCGGTTTGGCGTTCGTGTATATTTCATTGTTCTACTTGGGCGCTACCAGTTTCTCTATCGCCGCAGGTTCTGACAATGGTGGTGAGATCCTCAGTATCTACATCCAAGCGTTATTTGGTAACTACGGTCAATTTGTGCTGTCTGTTATCGTGACATTGGCCTGTTTGACGACTGCGATTGGCCTACTGTCTTCCGTATCCGATTACTTTAGTGGTATTACTCGTCTGAGTTATCATTACTGGGTTGTGATTATCGGTGTTATTTGTGCGATTGTCGCAAACGTAGGTTTATCACAACTAATCTCATTATCTGTGCCTGTACTATTTGCCTTGTATCCTGTGGCGATTGCACTGGTTATCCTCGCATTTGTTCGCAATAAATTACCAAACCCAACATTGTCTTATCGCGTAGTATTGCTCGTATCGTTGATGTTTGCTCTGATTGATGCGGCGAAGATTGTCGGTCTAGATGTGTCATTCTTTAATTTCTTACCGCTATTTAGCGATGGTATGGGTTGGGTTCTACCAACATTGGCGACACTGCTTGCTATGTTCTTTGTTGGCAGTAGCGATGAAAGCCTACTGGAAGAAGAAACCGCATAA
- the prfB gene encoding peptide chain release factor 2 (programmed frameshift), protein MFEINPIKHRLQDVSERTNILRGYLDYDAKKERLEEVNAELEQPDVWNEPERAQALGKERSSLEAIVETINDLDQGVDDVEGLLELAVEAEDQETFDEIGPELDELENKLAKLEFRRMFAGDHDASDCYLDLQAGSGGTEAQDWTSMLLRMYLRWAEAKGFKTEVIEVSEGEVAGLKSATVRISGEYAYGWLRTETGVHRLVRKSPFDSGGRRHTSFASAFVYPEVDDNINIDINPADLRIDVYRASGAGGQHVNTTESAVRITHLPTNIVVQCQNDRSQHKNKDQAMKQLRAKLFEYELQKQNAEKQANEDAKSDIGWGSQIRSYVLDDSRIKDLRTGVENRNTQAVLDGDLDKFIEASLKSGL, encoded by the exons ATGTTTGAAATCAATCCTATTAAACACCGTCTGCAGGATGTGTCTGAGCGCACAAATATCCTGAGGGGGTATCTT GACTATGACGCAAAGAAAGAGCGTCTAGAAGAAGTCAACGCAGAACTTGAACAACCAGATGTTTGGAACGAGCCTGAACGTGCCCAAGCTCTTGGTAAAGAACGTTCATCTCTTGAAGCTATCGTAGAAACGATTAATGATCTTGATCAAGGTGTCGACGATGTTGAAGGTCTTTTGGAACTGGCTGTTGAAGCAGAAGACCAAGAAACATTTGACGAAATCGGTCCTGAACTGGATGAGTTGGAAAACAAATTGGCGAAGCTTGAATTTCGTCGTATGTTCGCCGGTGATCATGATGCCTCTGATTGTTACCTTGATTTGCAAGCGGGTTCTGGTGGTACTGAAGCTCAAGACTGGACTTCTATGTTATTGCGCATGTACCTGCGTTGGGCTGAAGCAAAAGGTTTCAAAACAGAAGTTATCGAAGTTTCAGAAGGTGAGGTTGCAGGTTTAAAATCGGCAACTGTTCGTATTTCTGGCGAATATGCTTATGGATGGTTGCGTACTGAGACTGGCGTGCACCGTCTAGTTCGTAAATCTCCGTTCGATTCAGGTGGTCGCCGTCATACGTCATTCGCATCTGCGTTTGTCTATCCAGAGGTTGATGACAACATCAATATCGATATTAATCCAGCAGATTTACGTATCGATGTATACCGTGCATCGGGTGCTGGTGGTCAGCACGTTAACACCACTGAATCTGCGGTACGTATTACTCACTTGCCAACCAATATCGTTGTTCAATGTCAGAACGATCGTTCTCAGCATAAGAACAAAGATCAGGCGATGAAGCAACTTCGAGCAAAATTGTTTGAATATGAATTGCAAAAACAAAATGCAGAAAAACAAGCAAACGAAGATGCGAAATCAGATATCGGCTGGGGCAGCCAAATTCGTTCATACGTGTTAGATGACTCCCGAATCAAGGATCTACGCACAGGCGTTGAAAACCGTAATACGCAAGCGGTTCTCGACGGTGATTTAGATAAATTTATAGAAGCTAGCCTTAAATCTGGCCTTTAA
- the srmB gene encoding ATP-dependent RNA helicase SrmB: MIKTFADLELDQNIVEAIEELGFTRPTQIQAEAIPQALDGRDVLASAPTGTGKTAAFAIPALQYLQDFPRKKAGPARILILTPTRELAMQVADQTRALGKNSRLNVITITGGVQYQEHADILAQTQDIVVATPGRLLEYIDAERFDCRAIEWLILDEADRMLDMGFGPVVDRLSAECRWRKQTLLFSATLEGKGVEGFTADLLKEPVEVSAEPSRRERKKISQWYHRADSLEHKNALLKKILTEQSEKAIVFVKTRERLAELRSELERSQIPCSWIQGEMPQDRRNNAISRFRSGEITVLLATDVAARGIDIPDVSHVINYDMPRTADVYLHRIGRTARAGKKGSAISLVEAHDQPMIDRVSRYVDEEIKERYIKDMRPQHKKPVFKKKKKKETDKRKAPKRT, from the coding sequence GTGATCAAAACCTTTGCTGACCTTGAACTGGACCAAAATATTGTTGAGGCCATTGAAGAGCTAGGCTTTACCCGCCCAACTCAAATTCAGGCTGAAGCGATACCTCAAGCCTTGGACGGTAGAGACGTTTTAGCATCTGCTCCAACAGGAACAGGTAAAACTGCTGCATTTGCGATTCCAGCTCTGCAATACCTGCAAGACTTCCCTCGTAAAAAAGCCGGCCCTGCTCGTATCCTTATTTTGACTCCGACACGTGAACTGGCGATGCAAGTTGCCGATCAAACACGTGCATTAGGTAAGAACTCTCGTCTAAATGTCATCACTATCACTGGTGGCGTACAATACCAAGAACACGCAGACATTTTGGCGCAAACTCAAGATATCGTAGTAGCCACTCCAGGACGCCTATTGGAATACATCGATGCTGAACGCTTCGATTGCCGTGCAATTGAATGGCTCATTCTTGATGAAGCAGACCGTATGCTGGATATGGGCTTTGGTCCCGTAGTTGATCGCTTGTCTGCAGAATGTCGCTGGCGCAAACAAACGCTTTTGTTTTCAGCAACATTAGAAGGTAAAGGGGTAGAAGGCTTCACCGCGGACCTACTAAAAGAGCCCGTTGAAGTGAGTGCTGAGCCATCTCGCCGTGAGCGCAAAAAGATTTCTCAGTGGTATCACCGTGCCGATAGCTTAGAACACAAAAATGCATTGCTGAAGAAAATCCTGACTGAACAATCCGAAAAAGCGATCGTGTTTGTTAAAACTCGTGAACGTCTGGCCGAATTACGTTCCGAGCTCGAACGCTCACAAATTCCTTGTTCTTGGATTCAAGGTGAAATGCCACAAGATCGTCGAAACAACGCGATCAGCCGTTTCCGTAGCGGTGAAATTACCGTTCTTTTAGCAACAGATGTTGCAGCTCGTGGCATCGATATTCCTGATGTGAGCCACGTGATCAACTACGACATGCCTCGCACAGCCGATGTCTATTTACACCGCATTGGGCGAACAGCTCGTGCCGGTAAAAAAGGGTCGGCAATTTCACTAGTGGAAGCGCACGACCAACCAATGATCGATCGTGTCAGTCGCTATGTAGACGAAGAGATCAAAGAGCGCTACATCAAAGACATGCGCCCGCAACACAAAAAACCAGTATTTAAAAAGAAAAAGAAAAAAGAAACAGACAAAAGAAAAGCGCCAAAAAGAACGTGA
- the lysS gene encoding lysine--tRNA ligase — translation MTDAVHNEKSQAQIAQEENKLIAERRSKLEHIRKDSKANGHPNDFRRDSLAGDLQKEFGEKTKEELEELNHIVAVAGRVMAKRGPFIVLQETSGRIQAYAAKDVQKELKAKYQGLDIGDIIGVKGALHKSGKGDLYVNMEEYELLTKALRPLPEKFHGLTDQEMRYRQRYVDLIVNEDSRNAFIVRSKLVAAIRQFMTTKGYLEVETPMMHVIPGGATARPFVTHHNALDIDMYLRVAPELYLKRLVVGGFDRVFEINRNFRNEGLSVRHNPEFTMMEFYQAYSDYKDLMDLTEEMLSTVAMEVLGATAVPYGDEMVEFGGQYARMTMLEAIKKYNPDHAEIQAMTEDSVQDRDLMVRIAKSVGVEVESFWTCGQLLEETFGETAEPQLIQPTFITGYPADISPLARRSDDNPFFTDRFEFFIGGREVANGFSELNDAEDQDSRFKAQVAAKDAGDDEAMYYDADYITALEHGLPPTAGQGIGIDRLAMLFTNSHTIRDVILFPAMRPQH, via the coding sequence ATGACTGATGCTGTTCACAACGAAAAGAGCCAAGCTCAAATCGCGCAAGAAGAAAATAAACTGATTGCAGAACGTCGTAGCAAGCTGGAGCACATCCGTAAAGACTCAAAGGCGAATGGTCACCCAAATGACTTTCGTCGCGACAGTCTAGCGGGTGATCTTCAGAAAGAGTTCGGTGAAAAGACCAAGGAAGAGCTAGAAGAACTAAACCACATCGTAGCAGTAGCTGGCCGTGTAATGGCGAAACGTGGTCCATTCATCGTACTTCAAGAAACATCTGGCCGTATCCAAGCATACGCTGCTAAAGATGTGCAAAAAGAGCTTAAAGCGAAATATCAAGGTCTAGATATCGGTGACATCATCGGTGTGAAAGGTGCGCTTCACAAATCAGGTAAAGGCGATCTTTACGTGAACATGGAAGAGTACGAATTGCTAACGAAAGCACTTCGTCCACTACCAGAAAAATTCCATGGTCTAACTGACCAAGAAATGCGTTACCGTCAACGTTACGTTGACCTTATCGTCAACGAAGATTCTCGTAATGCGTTTATCGTACGTTCTAAATTGGTCGCTGCAATTCGTCAATTCATGACAACTAAAGGCTACCTAGAAGTTGAAACGCCAATGATGCACGTGATTCCTGGCGGTGCGACTGCACGTCCATTCGTGACTCACCACAATGCATTGGACATCGACATGTACCTACGTGTTGCTCCTGAGCTTTACCTAAAACGTTTGGTTGTGGGTGGTTTTGATCGCGTATTCGAAATCAACCGTAACTTCCGTAACGAAGGTCTTTCTGTTCGTCACAATCCAGAATTCACCATGATGGAATTCTACCAAGCTTATTCTGACTACAAAGATCTGATGGATCTGACAGAAGAAATGCTAAGCACAGTGGCAATGGAAGTACTAGGTGCAACTGCTGTTCCTTACGGTGACGAAATGGTTGAGTTCGGCGGTCAATACGCACGTATGACCATGCTAGAAGCGATCAAGAAATACAACCCAGACCACGCTGAAATTCAAGCGATGACTGAAGATAGCGTGCAAGATCGTGACCTAATGGTTCGCATCGCGAAATCAGTTGGTGTTGAAGTGGAATCATTCTGGACTTGTGGTCAGCTTCTTGAAGAAACCTTCGGTGAAACAGCGGAGCCTCAACTGATTCAACCAACGTTCATCACTGGCTACCCAGCGGATATTTCTCCACTGGCTCGTCGTAGCGATGACAACCCATTCTTCACTGACCGTTTTGAATTCTTCATCGGTGGCCGTGAAGTGGCAAATGGCTTCTCAGAGTTGAACGATGCAGAAGACCAAGACTCTCGTTTCAAAGCACAGGTTGCGGCGAAAGATGCGGGTGATGACGAAGCAATGTACTACGATGCAGACTACATCACTGCGTTAGAACACGGCTTACCGCCAACTGCGGGTCAAGGTATCGGTATCGACCGTCTAGCTATGTTATTTACGAACTCACACACCATTCGTGATGTGATTCTGTTCCCTGCGATGCGTCCACAGCACTAA